GTTGCGCCGGAAGCACTGGGCTGACACCTTGTTAAGTGGTGACGCTATTACGCGGTCAGCTTTGCGCGACCCTTGCGACGACGAGCCGCAACAATTGCACGACCTGCACGGGTACGCATACGAAGACGGAAGCCGTGAACACGTGCACGACGACGGTTGTTCGGCTGGAACGTCCGCTTGCCCTTTGCCACGTTAAACACTCCTAAATATTTTGTTGTCAGATCACCGGACACACCGGTACGACGGACGACACGCGCGAAATGCCTCGAGGTGTGTGGCCTCGCGCCAGCCCGATTCCGGGGGAACGATCATCCAACGTTGGATGATTTTTACTGAGATTGCGACTTCAGGTTGAAGTTGCAGCAGCGCTTTATGGAAAGTTCTGCTCTCAAGCACATGCGTTGCAACGGGAGGCGGGAAACCTCCAGACGTCACACGATGCGACAGACTGGTTTAGCTTACGGCAAAACGACCTGCGAAAACAAATCTGTCCTTTCACAAATCGGTGGGGGCACCCGTAATTACAAACCTGACATTAACCACAGGTGAGAGGGTAT
The window above is part of the Corynebacterium deserti GIMN1.010 genome. Proteins encoded here:
- the rpmH gene encoding 50S ribosomal protein L34 codes for the protein MAKGKRTFQPNNRRRARVHGFRLRMRTRAGRAIVAARRRKGRAKLTA